From the genome of Diabrotica virgifera virgifera chromosome 8, PGI_DIABVI_V3a:
ACTTGCTTCACCCATGGGAATTTCGAGGTTTTCATCGTTACTCGGTGGTATGATATCTAACGGATTTACTAACATGTCGTCCATTGGAATTTCAAGGTTTTGTTGCTGTTACTACAAaaattataactaaataaatgcaaacaaaaattaatttatataGTAGTATAGATAGAGGGGGTCTGGCATGTATCAGTGGATGGGGTTATAACCATCTGCTTTTCACATCTAAAAATAGTTCAAGCATCAACAATCAGGGCATCCGTAGTTCATGTATCAACAAACAGAGTATTCGGTTTGTCTGGAGAATATCCGGTATAATAATAAAGAGGAGGGGGTTCTAAAAGTAACATGGTGTGAGGGCAGTGGTCTTCAAGCATCAACAATCAGGGCACCCGTAGTTCACGCATCAACAAACAGAGTATCCGGTTTGTCTGGGGAATATTCGGTATAATAATGAAGAGGAGGGGCTCTAAAAATAACATGGTGTGAGGGCAGTGGTCTTGTAACATCCTATTTAAGGCAAATTAGTGGAGCTCCTCAGTAGTTTATCGCGAATCATGAATACGTGCAGCAGGTGTGACAAATCGTATTCGCGTTCGGATAACCTATCGcgacatataaaaaaatgcaaatacgGAAATGTGGATAGTGATAAGAATGGGGATTATAATATTCCCAAAAAAAGATTAAGACCACTTGGAGTGGAAGTGATAGATGCAACTGTTTCGAAATTGTCACACGCGTTTAAAAACAGAATCGCATCTTATCGTTTTATAAGGGTAAAAAACTGGATTATCACGGATTTTTAAACGATGTTAAACCCAAAGTTTTGAACATTTTGAGTGAATATttacatcagcacaatatcataaaggtaaattttgaaatatttggtaTTTATCTAAAACCTGACACTAACTTATCAGATATCAAGTCCATGAACACATGCAATAAAATTATAACTATCAGCACTGAATTGGATGAAGTATTTGATCATTTTAAGGAAGAACTGATGACACAAGCATCTGAATTTCAAGAGAAAGATTCAAATTGGGTACTGCAGGAAATAATGTTTTTAGATGTTAACATAAACAAATATAGTAGTATTTCTGCATCAACATATATTCGTCTCCCAATACCTATAGTACGAAAACACGCCATTTTAAATATCGAAAACAAAGATAATAAGTGTTTTGCATAGAGTATTATTGCAGCTATTTTTCCTGCTAGTGGCAACCCAACCAAACCAGAATCATATCCACCATACGATACTTTGTTGAATTTTGAAGGAATTGACTTTCCGATGAAACTAAAAGACATTAAAAAGTTTGAGACCCTCAATAATATTTCAGTAAATGTTTATGGGCTGGAATCCAATTTCGTAAATAATAAAAGGGAATATGAAATAGTTGGACCATTGTATTTTACAAGTAATCGCCATGCCACTCACGTGAACCTTTTGCTTATAACAAATGATAAACAAAGTCATTATTGTCTGATTCTAGACAGGCTGAGACTTGTAAAAAGTCAAAAAACAAATAACCATCGCAAAGAATACTTATGTGATGGATGTCTACAATTCTTTGTTTGCGAAGAAAAGCTCCATAATCACCAAAATAACGACTGTTCTCACAATTACACAGAACTTCCCACAACGAAACCTAAAATCAATAAGTTTGGTGAAATGGTGCcagaaaatatattaaaatttataaatatccaaaaaatgttaCCTGTGCCATTTGTGATCTATGCTGATTTTGAAAGTCTGCTAAAACCCATAGACCATGCTGAACCTTGTAATGGAAATTCAATTCCGTTAAAACTGCTGAACACCAAGCATATTCGTTTGCATTTTACCTTAAATGCAACTATGATGATTCACtttcaaaactaataaaatatgaagGACAGGATGCTCCCAAAGTGTTTATACAGAAATTGGATGAATTAGTGCATGAACTATATAACAATCACCTTAAACATATTAAACCAATGACACCGTTAACaaaagaagaaattgaaaaacaTGAGAATTCTACCGAGTGTTACTTGTGTGGAAAGCCATTTAATCCTTTCAATCGTAAGGTGAAAGATCATCACCATCTCAATTCATTATATCTTGGACCAAGCCATAACTCctgtaatataaataacaaactcTCAAATACAATACCCGTGTTCTTTCACAACATGAGTAATTATGGTTGTCATCTTTTTATTAAAGAGCTTTCAACAACTGGTGAAAAAGTTTCAGTAATTGCACAGACGAAAGAAAAATATATCGCAATTTCTAAAAGAATTCTGGTGGAAGAGTCGGAAAATGGTCtaaataaatacataactgtGACATTTGTTGATTCATACAGATTTTTGGCAAAATCTTTGGATATTCTGAGCACAACCTTAAATTCGGAGCAGTGTACAGAAATTAGAAAGTATTTCCCAGATACTAAACACTTTGAACTTGTGAGGCGTAAGGGTGTGTTTCCTTATTCATATATGGATGGATTTGATAGACTTAAAGAAAAAACACTACCACCTAAAGAAAATTTCTACAATAATCTAACTAACAAACACATTTCTGATGAAGATTATGCAAGAGCAATTGATGTATGGAACACATTTGATTGTAAATCTATGAGTGACTATGCCATGGTGTACTTAGTATCAGATGTCTTATTATTGGCTGATGTgtttgaaaattttagaaaaatatgtcACAAAGAATACAATTTGGATCCTTGTCACTACATAACTGCTCCTGCATTAAGTTGGGATGCTATGTTAAGATACACCGAAATTGAACAGGAGCTTTTTACAGAGGTGAACATGGTACACTTTTTAAAGAAAGGAGTAAGAGGAGGTGTGGCACAATGTAGCAAACGAGAAGCCGTGGCAAATAATCAATATGTGCCCAACTATGATCCACAACAACCCGAGTCTTACATAATGTATCTAGATGCCACAAATTTATATGGTGCAGCCATGTGTCAATATCTTCCATATGGAAATTTTAAATGGGTAACCGATGTTGAAAATTTCAACTGTTTTTCGGTGGAGGATGATGCGGATAAAGGGTATGTGTTGGAAGTGGATTTGGAATATCCAGCTCATTTACATTCTTTACATAATGATTTGCCATTCTGTCCCGAGAGTATGGTACCTCCAGGAAGCAAATATCCTAAACTTATTCCAaatttcaacaataaaactaaatacATTATCCATTATCGCAATCTTAAGCAGTGTCTTAGGTATGGTCTGGTACTAAAAAGGATTCATCGTATACTAGAGTCTTCGCAATCACcatggttaaaaaaatatattgacctAAACGCATCACTCAGAAACAAGGCCAAAAACGAGTTTGAACGGGATCTTTTTAAGCTTCTGGTTAATGCGATATTCGGTAAAACCCTAGAGAACGTTGAAAAAAGAAGAGATATCCGCCTGTGCACCCGCTGGGAAACAAAAACAAATTCGTTGGGAGCCAGGGTACTTATCTCTAAACCAGAATTCAAGTCTTGTTCCGTGTTTAATGAGAATTTGGTGGCAATCCATTTGGGTAAAACCAAAATAGTTTATGACAAGCCTCTCTATGTTGGTTTCACAATTTTAGATTTATCAAAAACAGTGATATATGATTTTTATTATGGACATATCAAAAAGAAATATGGTGAAGCCGCAAACTTGTTATACACAGACACAGACTCCCTGATTATGGAGATATTTACCCCCAATTTCTATGAGGATATGAAGAGAAATTTAGAACATTTCGACACCTCCAACTATCCAACTGATAATATTCACAGGATACCGAAAACACCATCAATactaggaaaaatgaaagatgaaTTTGCATCTGTACCCATTAAATGTTTCTATGGTACACGTGCTAAAGCTTATTGCATAGAAgcaaatacaataataaaaaaagcaaaaggAATTTCAAAACACGTAACCAAAACACAGTTGCAAAAGAGTGATTATGTACTATTAGTGAAAAAAGGTGGTGTAATCTTTAGAAAAATGTATGTATTCGTGTCTAATTTACATACCATATATACGGAACTTAGGAATAAAGTGGCACTATCTTCTAAGGATGACAAACGCTGTGTAATAAACGGTGACGTAAAAACTCTTGCGTGGGGGCATTTTTTAATTAGTCCACATAATGGTACTATAGATGATCTGATTAGGTTTGGGAATGAGCTGCTACACACCCCGGAATTGGTCGATTTAGAAAAGATTCCTCTTGAAGAATTGTTTCAAGTCGATTCTTTTCAATATGATTCATACTTGTAAAATTTgtaaattgtatatttttatgtattaataaaacacatgtacatcaacatatttttttatttaaaaccttaCACAATTCTATTAATACCATAATTATTGAAAAAGTCGAACATAAAgctatataataaaatattggaGATATGACTGTATCCTTTCTAGGTCTCTCATTATAAAGTTCTAACCATTTGGAGTCACTGCTTCTACCACTCATATGTCTAAAACGCAATTTATATTTAGTGCTATTTAATGGTATTTCAGCTTGTAAAGTTGGTAAAAAATTGTTTCCCGGGTATGATTTCATTCTTGACCATGTCTCAGGCCATGTTTCATTTAGTGTACCATTACTGTCAAAGCACACAAAAACTTCTCTAATATTGATGGGTTGCTGAATTAAAAGCAGATTTCGCAGAATTGCTTGCAAAACAATAAAGTCGAATGATACCATCTTAATAATCTCTACCAAGATTTTAGCATCTATTTAAAGTGGCATCTAGTAAATCTAACTTTGGGCGTGGGGAGTCACATGTATATGGTGGAGATTCCATTAACTCATCACGATAACCTACGCTTCGATGGGATAACCCCATAGGCCTAGTCTCACTACAAAATACACAAAATTCAAACACCAATTTCCACCCTTTAAATATTAAGCTTCTTGGAATAAGTTTAGTTCCACACATTTTACGACAAATAAGACAAAGCTTTTGTCGTACACAATAAAAGGGGGGTCTCGTTTCCCACTCGTCACCACTATAGTTAAATAGATCGTCAAAATTATCCGCATATTTGTGTGACATATTTGAACACAACGCGTGGTTTCACGTGGCTTACAACGATCTGGTTTATGATGTAGCTTAACAAGTTTCAAAGGGAATGAGTCACGCAAGCTGATCACGTCTCGCGTGTCTGGTAAAATCTAGGAGTGGGGGATAGTGACCCACACATTTGCAACTGGTGTCAATGAGAGAAGGGAGGATATAAGAGTACAGAAACATCGATAATGTAAACAGTATGTGCTCAAGAAGGCTTCGTGAACGTGTTGAACAATTTAGTAAAGGTATTAACAGAATAAAACGTGATATtttagtttatgaaaaaacaagaaATATTAAACAGTTAGAGAAGAGTATTAACCAGTTAATAGGAAAATATAAAGATAAggaatatatgtttaaaaactttTCACGACTTAGTATAAGTGATGCGTTTGCGTAGTGGAAGAGTTTATCCTCCTGAAGAAGAAAATAGACTATTTTTTGTTTCTGCAATCGAGGAGCAAAAGTGGATAGATTTGGTGTTTAAAAACATTAATCGTTTTAACAATAATGGAATGTTGCCAGAAAAGAATTGTGATGAATCAACACCCGCAAAAACCTTTATACCTGTTTACAGAAGCAGAACTACAAAACTTTACCATACCATACATTAGAAAATCTGTAGATCCATATGAACTACTTCAGTCTTGGCATCTCCTACCCCAGAAATTTGTGCAAGATTTTGAAATTCGAACTCGACTTCCGTGTTTTGTTCATTTCAATCGTCCCGAATGGAGAACAGAGGAAGGTACTGCTCCTGCTCAATCCAGTTGTCGTTTATGCAGATTTGCACTGGAAAATTTATATAACAATTATATCGGTTAAATAAAGTACTATTTTTTATTAaggtttttttattaataaaacaaaaatgtaaaaaaaatctttattgcATCATAAAAGTATCATACAAATAAAATACGTTAGATAACGCACATACACTATTATTATTTAAATGGTAAGGACATTTAGACTCCATTTTTTCCAAACCTGGTTGTTCATCAAATTCCACAACTGGAGCTAAACTATACTTTTTTATATACTGAGACTTTTCTCTTCCTTTAACATAGACGATATCGACATTACTTGTCAAGCATTGGATAATATTATGAACTTGATGTACCGGGGTAAATCCATGATCCCAGTTAAGACCATGATAATTATTCATTAACCATACAGCTTGTTTATGAAACTCTGGATTCAGCAACCTCATTGGATATGGTGGTTTGAAGAAATGATGACTAATTTTTTGACCATCATAAGTGGCCAACTCTTTTGCGATAAATTTATTTTTCTCGGTATTAAAACCTTGTACATCTATTATTAGGTGCATGTTAAAGTCTGTCTTTGTATGGTGTCTAACCTATATTTATAAACCTAATTTGACTCATGCGCATGAGAGGGTTCCCCATATAATGTCATAGCCTCATGACTTCATTATGTACATATACCTTAACTTGTCCagcataatataaatatttagttttataattgttttactattttag
Proteins encoded in this window:
- the LOC126890249 gene encoding uncharacterized protein LOC126890249, whose product is MSNYGCHLFIKELSTTGEKVSVIAQTKEKYIAISKRILVEESENGLNKYITVTFVDSYRFLAKSLDILSTTLNSEQCTEIRKYFPDTKHFELVRRKGVFPYSYMDGFDRLKEKTLPPKENFYNNLTNKHISDEDYARAIDVWNTFDCKSMSDYAMVYLVSDVLLLADVFENFRKICHKEYNLDPCHYITAPALSWDAMLRYTEIEQELFTEVNMVHFLKKGVRGGVAQCSKREAVANNQYVPNYDPQQPESYIMYLDATNLYGAAMCQYLPYGNFKWVTDVENFNCFSVEDDADKGYVLEVDLEYPAHLHSLHNDLPFCPESMVPPGSKYPKLIPNFNNKTKYIIHYRNLKQCLRYGLVLKRIHRILESSQSPWLKKYIDLNASLRNKAKNEFERDLFKLLVNAIFGKTLENVEKRRDIRLCTRWETKTNSLGARVLISKPEFKSCSVFNENLVAIHLGKTKIVYDKPLYVGFTILDLSKTVIYDFYYGHIKKKYGEAANLLYTDTDSLIMEIFTPNFYEDMKRNLEHFDTSNYPTDNIHRIPKTPSILGKMKDEFASVPIKCFYGTRAKAYCIEANTIIKKAKGISKHVTKTQLQKSDYVLLVKKGGVIFRKMYVFVSNLHTIYTELRNKVALSSKDDKRCVINGDVKTLAWGHFLISPHNGTIDDLIRFGNELLHTPELVDLEKIPLEELFQVDSFQYDSYL